The genomic region GCCCTCGGACCGGCCGAATCCTCGTGGGGTACCCTTATCCAGCGATCTGCCCGGGTGTCGTACGTCTCGATTATCGACTGCGATTGGCCTTCGCCCCAGCCTCCGACGGTAAAGATTACTTCATGCGGCAAACGAGGAGTAGCCATGGCAGGGGTTTTCATCTGCAATCAATGGAAACAATCATTAATTCCATAATAGCAGTGAACCTGGCTTAGTACAGAATACACTACACTACATCGCAGACTTACTACAAACTCGGGGTGTAAAATAATTAAGTATTAAAATCGTCGTGGGTGCAAATCGATGAAAATTGCATTCCAATTTACTTCTACTCACCTCTTTCATTGCCTTTGTGCTAATCATTTCAAGATCATATAAGAACGTTAGCGCATCAATGACTAACTGCTTCGTATCTTCGCTCGCCTGCACATATTGATTATCTTTTACTTTCTCAAGAAAGTACTGCAAAATGAAAACGCAAACCGTTTagtgacaaaacaaaaagtcctGCTAAATGTGCCTACCTCAGTGGTCATTAAACCGAACCGGACGGTTTTCATCAACCTGCCTATGTACCGAGCACGTTTTCCCGGATCATGATTGATCCAGCGTAGCAGAAATTCCCACACAACGTCCTCCTCGCGCACGTTCAGTAGATCATCCGCCAACAGAGCGCCTAGGTCGTCCACTTCCAGCCGCAACAGTTCGCTCATGTCACTCTCTACTAGTGCGGTAAAGTGTTTCAGCATAAACTGCCAGGCCGCTTTCTGCACCTTCGGTGACGCATGTTGtctgaaaataatttgaataaagGGTTACTGTTGCGATTCTAATCGTCTAATTGTGTACTACAAGAATACACACACCTTCCGAAGAGCATAACTGTTACGCAGTTATCAAGCCGCAACCGGCTTAGGATAAAGTCGGTACAGCGCTCCGTGAGGCTATTTATGAGCAGAAAGTCGGACGCGGCGTAAACGTCGAAGACGGTGTCCTCGGTCAGCGCACACTCCCGCAGGTACGCATAACGGATGATTTCCTCCATAATACTACCGGGAATACCAGGTAGTTCGAGGAAATATTTCTCACTCGGCACTGTTGTTGTAAATAAGATactaaaatagaaataaaaaaatcaattaaagattttatttaaattaaaaagtacGGCAAATGAGGCATCGAGGGCTGGATGTTACAAAAGGATGAATTGGTCACTTACTGAAAATAGTCACTGCACGAGCCTATAATGACGCGGTGTATTCGATATTCGCGGCCAGTTTCCGGCAGCACGATCGAGGCATCGCACAGTGTTTCGCTAAGCCGCATCGCATTCAGGACCTGCATCGTGACGTAACTGATGCATCGTTTAGGCCCGAGCGACTCGGTTGATGTTGACGCCGAAGCGGTTGGAGACGAGCGGGAAGATTGATCCACAACGCTCGGGTGCAGCTCGTCCATCATTTCGAGTTGATTGAATGTCCCGGGACCAAAGGGATAGAAGGGAATAGAAACCTAAACGAATAATAAAGTAGCTCTTCTGAAGAAGTTAATGTACCGCCCTTTGTTTAACAGGGCTGGATAAAGTGTTGAAATCTCTTAACTATGGCTACttgattttacattttgaagTACCACAATATCTCTAAGCGCATGTTGCATCTAGTATAATATTGAGCTAAATCTAAAAAACAACCTCAGACACATCGgctttcgatttcatttttattttaaaagtacTGAATTATTTGTACTGCAGGCCTCTTCGCTAAGCTGCTGTGTTGACgattttgatttattgaaTACATTTCAAATTGGTCCACGCACGTTTCTTGCAACTGTTCCTTTTACTCCCAACGTAGGAGCACAATATCTCGTGTCacatattatatttatttacctcACAACGCACTGCTAATCGTTATGGTTGGCAAATACATATTCTGCCTCATAAATGTATATCCCTTGACTTCTTCGGTTTATATTCTGTTCATCCTTATGTCCTATcggttttccgttttgttaTCTTAAAATTTTCCTGCAGAATCCGAACTGCAGATATAAATTTTCTTACAGACCTTCGCTGTGTTATCACTTTTTAATAATGTAAGTTTTTTAAACGTCTGATGGAAGGCCTAACATAACGCCATACACGAGACATTAACAAGAAGAGCAAACTTAACCTTATGTTTCTTGGATTAAATCCAACCCTCATAACACGTTTGACTAATGGAACCGAGTCTACATGAAACGCGAACATACTGTTGAAAACGctgaaatgtgtttgtttgtgagaTTTCAattgcaaataaaattatatccCAACAATGGGAAAATTTACCGGGAGAAAAATTGATTCGTAATGGTAGAAGTTGTCGAAAAGTGGTGATGCGCAATCAAATCTAAAAGATTGCTCTACTTTTTGGACTAGGCAGTTTGCGTTTCATGTAAGAGTAACTTTAGTATTGCGAATATTATCTTTTATCCCGCAAAAGAGTGCTGACTGTTGTTAACTTTGGCGTAcagtaattttaaaaaaaaaaagcttaaagGTCTAAGTCTGGTTCTTATACGTGCTACAATTTGTGaacgataaataaaattacagCATAGGATACTGAACCATCTAGAAATAACGTGCAGTATTtacttagttttaataatagGAAAAAAGAACCTGGTTTATACTGTACATCCTGTCGAAAAACAGGAGAAATTGTCCGTTCGTTTTCGAGGGTTTTATAGCACTAGGAAGCAATTCATTCCAACTGTTATTGTAGCAAAATTGTACGGCACAACGTTGCATCGATTACCCGTAAAATGATCCTTACATTACGGtatagaaaagaagaaaaatccaTACATTGTGTGAGACGAACTCACGTCTATGGCATGAGAGCTGGTACGAGGCCCCGACGGCgcccacaaacaaaaacaaaagaacattGTCCAACAAATATCAGTAAGtaacacatacaaaaaaatgtatgtaaaaaggtaagagataaataataataaccaaATAATAACatgtataaaacgaacgaaattaaaaatataaatggaTTGCCTCTCGGTTCTGACCGGTGTGTTATCTTTGTAGAATCTAAATGTGAAATGTCCTTTCGACAATCAAAGGTGGTTCCATAAACTACCTGTGTCTTTGGAACTTCATTTCTGGAAGTTCATATTCGACAACGAATTGCACTTTCTGCTTATTTACGTAcgtatcaaaagaaaaaaatctatcAAATATATGTGAAAAAATACAACGCAGGCAACACATCCTGACCAACCATCGTCACAGATAAGCGTACCCTTAGAGGACGGTGTAGCGTGTGATGCATTCCTTTGGCGCCTTTCGCTTCCGGCAACCGACAATTTTTGTTGGGGCGGTTGGCGGCAATGCTGGAGCCGATGAGATCGGTGTCACGGGCGGTGCGGGTACTTCCACGGGTGACGAGGACGCAATTACAGGATGCAcgaccggtggtggtggtggtggtgacggAGAGGAAATGCTCGCTGAAGTGATCGTTTCGGGGGGCGGCATCGCGATGCAGCTCTTTGGTGATGTTACCTTTCGTTTCTTGCCGGCTTTGGAAGATATGGCTGAAATGGGAGTAAAAACAACGGGATAAGAGCTTTTACATCCCAGCATGATCCTCACCATGCTTACCGTAGGGCTTCTTGTGCCTCTTATTCTGCTTGAGTAGGATTTCCATTATGTCGAAGAGCGGTAGTTGGTCGATTTCCGCATTAAGTTCCTTGTTTAAGGCAGCGAAGGCTTCATCGTCCGGTACTCGGCTAGAGGTGGCACCCCCTTCGATGCGGACGCTGGACGTTGGAGGTACATGCGTTGCTGAGAGATCTGGCACTGTTGCTGACGCGGAAGTGACGGTGGCAGTGGGGGCGACTGACCGTTTTTGTGCCTGTTTGCGTTGATTGGAAGAAGCCCCAGTGCCATGCGAGTGTCGGGCAAGCTGTTGTTGCTCCATGAACTCCTTGTAGCGTTTGCCCTTGCATGAACGATTGGCACGTCCAGAAACAGCAGAGGGAGTGCTATTAGCCTGCGCTTCAACGGCACCGACGGACATAGCTGGAGGGACACTGAAAGTCGACATGGCAGCTTGATTCGGCTTTGGTCGCATATTCTCTAGAAAATGCTGCATATTCCTGTACGGTTCCTCTTCGACCGTCGCAGCAGTGTCGTTTGACACGGAATAGTTGTGTTCCAATCCATTAGCTGGGacttctacaaaaaaaaaactatagtaCCAAGAGGCTTGAATTCTTTTGTAACATCTTGGCTTCAACTAACCTGATCTCATAGTGGCACCAACAGAATGATCGCCACTGCCTGCAATCAACGTGCTGAGACTGCCCATTTGATTGACATCGGCCAACCTAAAGGTGGCCATTGGCGGTAATCCTACCCCTGTCGAAATTGCCAGTAGAGCCTGTGCGGCCACTCGCTCGTCATTGCACAAAGTTTCCTCCGGACTGTTCCCGCCGTCCGTCGACGACGTGTTGCTACCGTCCTCGCCAGTAGGTACTGCGGCAGCTGTTGATGTAGATTCTGGTACAACCTTCG from Anopheles coustani chromosome 3, idAnoCousDA_361_x.2, whole genome shotgun sequence harbors:
- the LOC131258966 gene encoding kelch-like protein 10; the protein is MMDELHPSVVDQSSRSSPTASASTSTESLGPKRCISYVTMQVLNAMRLSETLCDASIVLPETGREYRIHRVIIGSCSDYFHILFTTTVPSEKYFLELPGIPGSIMEEIIRYAYLRECALTEDTVFDVYAASDFLLINSLTERCTDFILSRLRLDNCVTVMLFGRQHASPKVQKAAWQFMLKHFTALVESDMSELLRLEVDDLGALLADDLLNVREEDVVWEFLLRWINHDPGKRARYIGRLMKTVRFGLMTTEYFLEKVKDNQYVQASEDTKQLVIDALTFLYDLEMISTKAMKEMKTPAMATPRLPHEVIFTVGGWGEGQSQSIIETYDTRADRWIRVPHEDSAGPRAYYGAAHIGRYLYFIGGYDGVEHFNSCRRFDMIEKGWKEIAPMHCRRCYVSVVTLDGFIYAMGGYNGANRHNSVERYDPRTNQWTIIAPMGSQRSDADACTLDGMIYITGGFNGHECLNTAEMYDPRTDSWSPLPPMLHRRSGVSCAALCGSVYVVGGFNGLIRLNSCERYEPAARRWIACKEMYHQRSNFGLEVIDDMLFAIGGYDGVSAIAFVECYGPEANEWLEATDLSMMRSAFRAVTVGDLPNIHDYVHSNKENLINEMNQYRHFLRSAEGSIVPTSSTSESDNEVD
- the LOC131259094 gene encoding protein capicua homolog, which encodes MYNMEIQTEAAEKRESSVGNINNNYMDYTSQVPHDCDGKYAQIQPTLPTDVNGTQPRARPAQKKSKKLKRYRRPMNDFLMFCKKHRRRVRQVYSTKENRFITKKLGLLWSLLTDEQKHPYKVLSDNHKERYLTAFPDYQWTKNPKVVPESTSTAAAVPTGEDGSNTSSTDGGNSPEETLCNDERVAAQALLAISTGVGLPPMATFRLADVNQMGSLSTLIAGSGDHSVGATMRSEVPANGLEHNYSVSNDTAATVEEEPYRNMQHFLENMRPKPNQAAMSTFSVPPAMSVGAVEAQANSTPSAVSGRANRSCKGKRYKEFMEQQQLARHSHGTGASSNQRKQAQKRSVAPTATVTSASATVPDLSATHVPPTSSVRIEGGATSSRVPDDEAFAALNKELNAEIDQLPLFDIMEILLKQNKRHKKPYAISSKAGKKRKVTSPKSCIAMPPPETITSASISSPSPPPPPPVVHPVIASSSPVEVPAPPVTPISSAPALPPTAPTKIVGCRKRKAPKECITRYTVL